A genomic window from Streptomyces sp. WMMC940 includes:
- a CDS encoding acyl-CoA synthetase, which translates to MEYNLADLFESVVDVVPDREALLYLDLPGTGAERRLTYAQLDAAANRIAHHLADAGLKPGEHLGLHLYNGVEYLQTVLGCLKARVVPVNVNYRYVEEELVYLYRDADLAALVFDAEFTGRVAAALPRTEKLRHLVRVGAPEPDAPVLDCTVFTDAEATGSPERGFGARSADDQFIIYTGGTTGMPKGVMWRQEDLFFAGLGGGAPTGEPVERPEELAERVAAGGDGITFFPTPPLMHGTSTLTSFIGFGFGQRVVLHRKYVPEEVLRTIERERVTSVSLVGDAMLRPLVDALNGPLKGTDLSSLFSVSSSGAIMSETVREQFKALAPHVMLLDNFGSSESGFNGTATEDSGPENGFRLRVNHRTRVVDPVTREPVAVGEPGRIAQRGHVPLGYYNDPDKTAETFFGRGGERWVLLGDMATVDEEGVVTVLGRGSQCINTGGEKVYPEEVEQALKAHPDIYDALVAGVPDAKWGNHVAAVVQLREGAPALDLGSVQAHCRSRLAGYKIPRQLVLAPAIQRSPSGKADYRWARAVAAAAGDTGTQ; encoded by the coding sequence GTGGAGTACAACCTTGCCGACCTGTTCGAGTCGGTCGTCGACGTGGTGCCGGACCGCGAGGCGCTCCTCTACCTCGACCTCCCCGGGACGGGGGCGGAACGCCGCCTCACCTACGCTCAGCTCGACGCGGCGGCGAACCGGATCGCCCACCACCTGGCCGACGCGGGACTGAAGCCCGGGGAACACCTCGGGCTGCACCTCTACAACGGCGTCGAGTACCTGCAGACGGTCCTCGGCTGCCTCAAGGCACGGGTCGTCCCCGTCAACGTGAACTACCGCTACGTCGAGGAGGAACTCGTCTACCTCTACCGCGACGCCGATCTCGCGGCCCTCGTCTTCGACGCCGAGTTCACCGGGCGGGTGGCGGCCGCGCTGCCGCGGACGGAGAAGCTGCGGCACCTCGTGCGCGTCGGCGCACCGGAGCCGGACGCGCCGGTCCTGGACTGCACCGTGTTCACGGACGCCGAGGCGACCGGCTCGCCGGAGCGCGGCTTCGGGGCGCGCTCTGCGGACGACCAGTTCATCATCTACACGGGCGGCACGACGGGGATGCCCAAGGGTGTGATGTGGCGCCAGGAGGACCTCTTCTTCGCCGGGCTCGGCGGTGGGGCGCCGACCGGTGAGCCGGTGGAGCGGCCCGAGGAACTGGCGGAGCGCGTCGCGGCGGGCGGCGACGGCATCACCTTCTTCCCCACCCCCCCGCTGATGCACGGCACGTCGACGCTCACCTCGTTCATCGGCTTCGGCTTCGGCCAGCGCGTGGTGCTGCACCGCAAGTACGTACCGGAGGAGGTGCTGCGCACGATCGAGCGGGAGCGGGTGACGTCGGTGTCGCTGGTGGGCGACGCGATGCTGCGGCCGCTGGTCGACGCCCTGAACGGCCCGCTGAAGGGCACGGACCTCTCGTCGCTGTTCAGTGTGTCGTCCTCCGGCGCGATCATGTCCGAGACGGTGCGGGAGCAGTTCAAGGCGCTGGCACCGCATGTGATGCTCCTGGACAACTTCGGCTCGTCGGAGTCCGGCTTCAACGGCACGGCCACGGAGGACTCGGGTCCGGAGAACGGGTTCCGGCTGCGGGTCAACCACCGTACGCGGGTGGTCGATCCGGTCACCCGCGAGCCGGTCGCGGTGGGCGAGCCGGGCCGGATCGCCCAGCGCGGCCACGTGCCGCTCGGCTACTACAACGACCCGGACAAGACCGCCGAGACCTTCTTCGGCCGGGGCGGCGAGCGCTGGGTGCTGCTCGGCGACATGGCCACGGTGGACGAGGAGGGCGTGGTCACCGTGCTGGGACGGGGCTCCCAGTGCATCAACACCGGCGGGGAGAAGGTCTATCCGGAGGAGGTCGAGCAGGCGCTGAAGGCCCATCCGGACATCTACGACGCACTGGTGGCCGGGGTTCCCGACGCCAAGTGGGGCAACCACGTGGCCGCGGTCGTACAACTGCGGGAGGGGGCGCCCGCGCTGGACCTGGGGTCCGTCCAGGCGCACTGCCGCAGCCGGCTGGCGGGATACAAGATCCCGCGGCAACTGGTCCTCGCCCCGGCCATCCAGCGCTCTCCGAGCGGCAAGGCGGACTACCGCTGGGCACGGGCGGTCGCCGCGGCGGCCGGCGACACCGGGACGCAGTGA
- a CDS encoding ACT domain-containing protein encodes MSPERDLGRLLTGMRPELNPGRYVFTTVAGAPPPGPTPVVTVAEAEGLTLVVREEEADAAGLAHDYVAGWITLRVHSALDAVGLTAAVATALADAGISCNVVAGHHHDHLFVPYERADEAVTLLQELAGRAG; translated from the coding sequence ATGAGCCCAGAACGCGACCTCGGCCGTCTGCTCACCGGCATGCGTCCCGAACTGAACCCCGGCCGCTACGTCTTCACCACCGTCGCCGGGGCGCCGCCGCCCGGCCCCACCCCCGTGGTCACCGTCGCCGAGGCCGAGGGCCTGACCCTCGTCGTGCGCGAGGAGGAGGCCGACGCCGCCGGGCTGGCCCACGACTACGTCGCCGGCTGGATCACCCTGCGGGTGCACTCCGCACTCGACGCCGTCGGGCTCACCGCCGCCGTCGCCACCGCCCTGGCCGACGCGGGCATCAGCTGCAACGTCGTCGCCGGCCATCACCACGACCATCTGTTCGTCCCCTACGAACGCGCGGACGAGGCCGTCACCCTCCTGCAGGAGCTGGCGGGCCGCGCCGGCTGA
- a CDS encoding N-acetylmuramoyl-L-alanine amidase: MVAALLLTLASAAPSAAAEPAAPSDELQRAFAAAAAEYRVPQSVLLGVAYLQSRWDGHGGAPSVTGGYGPMHLTDAATALAEAPHHSHGAEDARGDAARAPRTGDGATLAERAVPPARLRTLERAADLTGIPAERLRTNAAANVRGGAALLADAQRKLGLAPGGGAADWYTAVARFSGADDTATATTYADDVFDVIRTGQRRTTDSGQRVSLRAHEGLRPDRSGLARLGLRTVDRSLTECPVTVACEWIPAPYEQFGEGDYGNHDKADRPASQSVEYIVIHDTEATWDTTLRLVQDPEYVSWQYSLRSSDGHVAQHLRLKDVGWHAGNWYVNAKSVGLEHEGFLVSPDAWYTEAMYRSSARLVRYLAKRYGVPLDRQHIIGHDNVPGTLPSTIPGMHTDPGPFWDWAHYFTLLGRPFVPTAGPGASAVTIRPDYDRHQPVYTGCVKAGDTCTPHGSGAVRLHTAPDASAPLVKDIGLRPGGGESTTGVNDTGARATTGQQYAVAERRGDWTAIWYLGQKAWFHDPRTRPTAVGARAALVTPRAGLAEVAVYGRAYPEASAYPAGVPVQAVTPLPYRLLAGQRYVTGGSTPGEYYWATTFDASKHTVVRGDERYYEIQFGHRVAFVKASDVRVVRR; encoded by the coding sequence GTGGTCGCGGCCCTGCTGCTGACCCTTGCCTCGGCCGCTCCGTCCGCCGCCGCGGAGCCGGCCGCGCCGTCCGACGAACTCCAGCGCGCCTTCGCCGCCGCCGCCGCAGAGTACCGGGTGCCGCAGAGCGTGCTGCTCGGCGTCGCCTACCTCCAGTCGCGCTGGGACGGGCACGGCGGCGCCCCGAGCGTCACGGGCGGTTACGGGCCGATGCATCTCACGGACGCCGCGACGGCCCTGGCCGAAGCCCCGCACCATTCGCACGGCGCGGAGGACGCCCGTGGCGACGCGGCCCGCGCTCCCCGGACGGGCGACGGCGCCACGCTCGCGGAGCGTGCCGTACCGCCGGCCCGGCTGCGGACCCTGGAGCGTGCCGCGGACCTCACCGGCATCCCCGCCGAACGGCTGCGCACGAACGCGGCCGCGAACGTCCGGGGCGGCGCGGCGCTGCTCGCCGACGCCCAGCGGAAGCTGGGCCTGGCGCCCGGCGGTGGCGCGGCGGACTGGTACACGGCGGTCGCCCGGTTCTCCGGCGCCGATGACACGGCGACCGCGACGACCTACGCCGACGACGTGTTCGACGTCATCCGCACGGGCCAGAGGCGCACCACGGACAGCGGGCAGCGGGTGTCGCTGCGGGCCCACGAGGGGCTGCGTCCCGACAGGTCGGGCCTGGCCCGGCTGGGGCTGCGCACCGTGGACCGATCGCTCACGGAGTGCCCGGTGACCGTGGCGTGCGAGTGGATCCCCGCGCCGTACGAGCAGTTCGGCGAGGGCGACTACGGCAACCACGACAAGGCGGACCGGCCCGCGTCGCAGTCGGTCGAGTACATCGTCATCCATGACACCGAGGCGACCTGGGACACCACCCTCCGCCTGGTCCAGGACCCCGAGTACGTGTCCTGGCAGTACTCGCTGCGGTCGTCGGACGGTCATGTCGCCCAGCACCTGCGGCTGAAGGACGTCGGCTGGCACGCCGGCAACTGGTACGTCAACGCCAAGTCGGTCGGGCTGGAGCACGAGGGTTTCCTCGTCAGTCCCGACGCCTGGTACACGGAGGCGATGTACCGCAGCTCCGCCCGGCTGGTGCGCTATCTCGCCAAGCGGTACGGCGTCCCGCTGGACCGGCAGCACATCATCGGGCACGACAACGTGCCGGGCACGCTGCCCTCGACCATCCCGGGCATGCACACCGATCCGGGGCCGTTCTGGGACTGGGCGCACTACTTCACGCTGCTGGGGCGGCCGTTCGTCCCGACGGCGGGGCCGGGCGCGTCCGCGGTGACGATCCGTCCCGACTACGACCGGCACCAGCCCGTGTACACGGGCTGTGTGAAGGCGGGCGACACCTGCACTCCGCACGGTTCGGGTGCGGTCCGGCTGCACACCGCGCCGGACGCCTCGGCGCCGTTGGTGAAGGACATCGGGCTGCGGCCGGGCGGCGGCGAGTCGACGACCGGTGTCAACGACACCGGCGCGCGGGCCACGACGGGGCAGCAGTACGCCGTCGCGGAGCGCCGCGGTGACTGGACGGCCATCTGGTACCTGGGCCAGAAGGCCTGGTTCCACGACCCGCGTACCCGGCCGACCGCGGTGGGCGCGCGGGCCGCGCTCGTCACCCCGCGCGCGGGCCTGGCGGAGGTTGCGGTGTACGGCCGTGCCTACCCGGAGGCGTCGGCGTACCCGGCGGGCGTACCGGTGCAGGCGGTGACGCCGCTGCCGTACAGGCTGCTCGCGGGACAGCGGTACGTGACCGGTGGCAGCACGCCGGGCGAGTACTACTGGGCGACGACGTTCGACGCGTCGAAGCACACCGTGGTGCGCGGCGACGAGCGCTACTACGAGATCCAGTTCGGGCACCGGGTCGCCTTCGTCAAGGCCTCCGACGTGCGGGTCGTGCGCCGGTAG
- a CDS encoding terpene synthase family protein, translating to MAQPFELPDFYVPHPARLNPHVDAARRHTREWAHRMGMLEGSGIWELEDLEAHDYALLCAYTHPDCSAEVLSLVTDWYVWVFFFDDHFLEVYKRTGDTAGGKAYLDRLPAFMPLDPEQGVPEPTNQVEAGLADLWARTVPSMSAAWRARFAEATEHLLNESLWELHNINQGRIANPVEYVEMRRKVGGAPWSAGLVEFAAGAEIPERVAGSRPMRVLRDAFSDGVHLRNDLFSYEREVGDEGENSNGVLVLETFLGCSTQEAADAVNDLLTSRLQQFENSALTEVPALCVEYGLDPAECAAVAAYTKGLQDWQSGGHEWHLRSSRYMNEGAVAGPSLFDGVLGTSALDVRTLFGRPAVSRLRGLTHVPHRPTGPSLLPEFDCPFPLTLSPHHQDALTRSVTWAKRMGLLGDIWDEEMLTGFDFALCAAGLDPDATPEELELSTEWLTWGTYGDDYYPLVFGRPRDLLGAKACTDRLTACMPLDDPGSGAAVARSPMERSLADLWARTAGPMGPEARAGLRRALDMMLESWLWELHNQAQHRVPDPVDYMEMRRSTFGSDLTMMLCRLRHEGELPPEIHATGTMRSLENAASDYACLINDLFSYQKEIEVEGELHNGVLVVQNFFGCDYGAAVGIVDDLMRSRLSQFLHITEHELPLLQERFALDSRGRAALDSYVRELEDWLAGILNWHRKARRYGAEDVRSGPGAALRLDGPLALGMSAARVVDLLRTGAGSGAPVSTGTGSHTGASAGAVRL from the coding sequence ATGGCACAGCCCTTCGAACTGCCGGATTTCTACGTCCCTCATCCGGCCCGTCTCAACCCCCACGTCGACGCGGCACGGCGGCACACCCGTGAGTGGGCGCACCGCATGGGGATGCTGGAGGGGTCGGGGATCTGGGAGCTCGAGGACCTCGAGGCGCACGACTACGCCCTGTTGTGCGCCTACACCCATCCGGACTGCTCGGCGGAGGTGCTCTCGCTGGTCACCGACTGGTACGTGTGGGTGTTCTTCTTCGACGACCACTTCCTGGAGGTCTACAAGCGCACGGGGGACACGGCGGGCGGCAAGGCCTATCTGGACCGGCTGCCCGCGTTCATGCCGCTCGATCCGGAGCAGGGCGTCCCGGAGCCGACCAACCAGGTGGAGGCGGGACTCGCCGACCTGTGGGCGCGCACGGTGCCGAGCATGTCCGCGGCGTGGCGGGCCCGGTTCGCCGAGGCGACGGAGCATCTGCTCAACGAGTCGCTGTGGGAGCTGCACAACATCAACCAGGGCCGGATCGCCAACCCGGTCGAGTACGTCGAGATGCGGCGCAAGGTCGGCGGTGCGCCGTGGTCGGCGGGGCTCGTCGAGTTCGCGGCGGGCGCGGAGATCCCCGAGCGGGTCGCCGGCTCGCGGCCGATGCGCGTGCTGAGGGACGCCTTCTCCGACGGGGTTCATCTGCGCAACGACCTGTTCTCGTACGAGCGGGAGGTCGGCGACGAGGGCGAGAACAGCAACGGCGTGCTGGTCCTGGAGACGTTCCTCGGCTGCTCCACCCAGGAGGCGGCCGATGCGGTCAACGACCTGCTGACCTCACGGCTGCAGCAGTTCGAGAACAGCGCGCTCACCGAGGTCCCGGCGCTCTGCGTGGAGTACGGCCTGGACCCGGCGGAGTGCGCGGCGGTCGCCGCGTACACGAAGGGCCTGCAGGACTGGCAGTCGGGCGGGCACGAGTGGCATCTGCGTTCCAGCCGCTACATGAACGAGGGCGCGGTGGCGGGGCCTTCGCTCTTCGACGGGGTGCTCGGGACGTCTGCCCTGGACGTCAGGACGTTGTTCGGCCGGCCGGCGGTGTCCCGGCTGCGCGGACTGACGCACGTACCGCACCGGCCGACGGGGCCGTCACTGCTGCCCGAGTTCGACTGCCCGTTCCCCCTCACGCTCAGCCCGCACCATCAGGACGCGCTGACCCGGTCGGTCACCTGGGCGAAGCGGATGGGGCTCCTCGGGGACATCTGGGACGAGGAGATGCTCACCGGCTTCGACTTCGCCCTCTGCGCGGCCGGCCTCGACCCGGACGCCACGCCCGAGGAGCTGGAGCTCAGCACGGAGTGGCTGACGTGGGGCACGTACGGGGACGACTATTACCCGCTGGTCTTCGGCCGCCCCCGCGATCTCCTCGGCGCGAAGGCGTGCACCGACCGGCTGACGGCCTGTATGCCGCTCGACGACCCGGGGTCGGGCGCCGCGGTCGCGCGGAGCCCGATGGAGCGGTCGCTCGCGGATCTCTGGGCGCGGACAGCGGGGCCGATGGGCCCCGAGGCGCGGGCGGGGCTGCGGCGTGCGCTGGACATGATGCTGGAGAGCTGGCTGTGGGAGCTGCACAACCAGGCGCAGCACCGGGTGCCCGACCCCGTGGACTACATGGAGATGCGACGCAGCACCTTCGGATCGGACCTCACGATGATGCTGTGCCGACTGCGGCACGAGGGGGAGCTGCCGCCGGAGATCCACGCTACGGGGACGATGCGGAGCCTGGAGAACGCGGCGTCGGACTACGCCTGTCTGATCAATGACCTCTTCTCGTACCAGAAGGAGATCGAGGTCGAGGGCGAGCTGCACAACGGCGTCCTGGTGGTGCAGAACTTCTTCGGCTGCGACTACGGGGCCGCCGTCGGGATCGTGGACGATCTGATGCGGTCGCGGCTGAGCCAGTTCCTGCACATCACGGAGCACGAACTCCCACTGCTGCAGGAGCGGTTCGCGCTGGACTCCCGGGGCAGGGCGGCCCTGGACTCCTATGTGCGGGAACTGGAGGACTGGCTCGCGGGCATCCTGAACTGGCACCGGAAGGCGCGCCGTTACGGGGCGGAGGACGTGCGGTCGGGCCCGGGCGCGGCGTTGCGTCTCGACGGGCCCCTGGCTCTGGGCATGTCGGCGGCGAGGGTCGTCGACCTGCTCCGGACAGGTGCGGGGTCGGGGGCGCCGGTGAGCACCGGCACGGGATCGCACACCGGCGCGTCGGCGGGTGCCGTGCGGCTCTGA
- a CDS encoding thiolase domain-containing protein: MRDVAIVAFSQTDHVRSSEELSEVEMLMPVLHDVLGRTGLRTGDIGFTCSGSSDYLAGRAFSFTMALDGVGAWPPIPESHVETDGAWALYEAWVELLTGETDTALVYSWGKSSPGSVRDVLTRQLDPYYLAPLWPDSVALAALQAQALVDAGETDEPALAAIAVRSRADAADNPHAQLRGARAQGDYVVRPLRTGDCPPVGDGAAAVVLAAGDRARELCDRPAWIRGMDHRIEPHSLGVRDLTDSPSTRLAAERAGAFERPVDTAELHAPFTSQEVVLRKALRLDGSVRINASGGVLAANPVMAAGLIRIGEAAAAVHRGASDRVLAHATSGPCLQQNLVAVLEGEPHVR, encoded by the coding sequence ATGCGAGACGTCGCGATCGTCGCCTTCTCCCAGACCGACCACGTACGCAGCAGCGAGGAGCTCTCCGAGGTCGAGATGCTCATGCCCGTGCTCCACGACGTCCTCGGACGGACCGGGCTGCGCACCGGCGACATCGGCTTCACCTGCTCCGGCTCCTCCGACTACCTCGCCGGCCGGGCGTTCTCCTTCACGATGGCGCTCGACGGCGTGGGCGCCTGGCCGCCCATCCCGGAGTCGCACGTGGAGACGGACGGTGCCTGGGCGCTGTACGAGGCCTGGGTCGAGCTCCTCACCGGCGAGACGGACACGGCCCTGGTCTACTCCTGGGGCAAGTCCTCGCCCGGCTCCGTCCGCGACGTCCTCACCCGCCAGCTGGACCCCTACTACCTCGCCCCGCTCTGGCCCGACTCGGTGGCCCTCGCCGCCCTGCAGGCCCAGGCGCTCGTCGACGCGGGGGAGACGGACGAGCCGGCCCTGGCCGCGATCGCGGTACGCAGCAGGGCCGACGCCGCGGACAACCCGCACGCCCAGCTCCGCGGTGCCCGCGCGCAGGGCGACTACGTCGTACGGCCCCTGCGCACCGGCGACTGCCCACCCGTCGGCGACGGCGCGGCCGCGGTGGTCCTCGCCGCCGGGGACAGGGCACGGGAACTGTGTGACCGCCCCGCCTGGATCCGGGGCATGGACCACCGCATCGAACCGCACTCCCTCGGCGTACGCGATCTCACCGACTCGCCCTCCACCCGGCTCGCCGCCGAACGGGCCGGAGCGTTCGAGCGGCCCGTGGACACCGCCGAACTGCACGCCCCGTTCACCTCCCAGGAGGTCGTGCTGCGCAAGGCGCTGCGCCTCGACGGCTCCGTGCGGATCAACGCCTCGGGCGGTGTCCTCGCGGCCAATCCCGTCATGGCCGCGGGCCTGATCCGCATCGGCGAGGCCGCCGCCGCCGTCCACCGGGGCGCCTCGGACCGCGTCCTCGCCCACGCCACCTCCGGCCCCTGCCTGCAGCAGAACCTGGTCGCCGTCCTCGAAGGAGAGCCGCATGTCCGCTGA
- a CDS encoding thiolase domain-containing protein has product MSAEEPVAVVGVGQTKHVAARRDVSIAGLVREAARRALDDAGLGWADVDAVVIGKAPDFFEGVMMPELYLADALGAVGKPMLRVHTAGSVGGSTALVAANLVAARVHRTVLTLAFEKQSESNAMWGLSLPVPFQQPLLAGAGGFFAPHVRAYMRRSGAPDTVGSLVAYKDRRNALKNPYAHLHEHGITLEKVQSSPMLWDPIRYSETCPSSDGACAMVLTDRAGAARSPHRPAWVHGGAMRSEPTLFAGKDFVSPQAGKDCAADVYRQAGITDPRREIDAVEMYVPFSWYEPMWLENLGFAAEGEGWKLTESGVTELDGDLPVNPSGGVLSTNPIGASGMIRFAEAALQVRGRAGAHQVEGARKALGHAYGGGSQFFSMWLVGAEPPAT; this is encoded by the coding sequence ATGTCCGCTGAGGAACCCGTGGCCGTCGTCGGCGTCGGCCAGACCAAGCACGTCGCGGCCCGCCGCGACGTGTCGATCGCCGGGCTCGTCCGTGAGGCCGCGCGGCGGGCCCTCGACGACGCCGGACTCGGCTGGGCCGACGTCGACGCCGTCGTCATCGGCAAGGCCCCCGACTTCTTCGAGGGCGTGATGATGCCGGAGCTGTACCTGGCCGACGCCCTCGGAGCCGTCGGCAAGCCGATGCTGCGCGTGCACACGGCGGGCTCGGTCGGCGGATCGACGGCGCTGGTCGCCGCCAACCTCGTGGCGGCCCGCGTCCACCGGACGGTCCTCACCCTCGCCTTCGAAAAACAGTCCGAATCGAACGCGATGTGGGGCCTGTCGCTGCCCGTCCCGTTCCAGCAGCCGCTCCTCGCGGGCGCGGGCGGGTTCTTCGCCCCGCACGTACGCGCGTACATGCGCCGCAGCGGCGCACCCGACACCGTGGGATCCCTGGTCGCGTACAAGGACCGCCGCAACGCGCTGAAGAACCCGTACGCCCACCTCCACGAACACGGCATCACCCTGGAGAAGGTGCAGTCCTCGCCGATGCTCTGGGACCCGATCCGGTACTCGGAGACCTGTCCGTCCTCCGACGGCGCCTGTGCGATGGTCCTCACCGACCGGGCCGGGGCCGCCCGTTCGCCGCACCGCCCGGCATGGGTGCACGGCGGCGCGATGCGCAGCGAACCGACGCTGTTCGCGGGAAAGGACTTCGTGTCCCCGCAGGCCGGCAAGGACTGCGCCGCCGACGTCTACCGGCAGGCGGGCATCACCGACCCGCGCCGCGAGATCGACGCCGTCGAGATGTACGTGCCCTTCTCCTGGTACGAGCCGATGTGGCTGGAGAACCTGGGCTTCGCCGCCGAGGGCGAGGGCTGGAAGCTCACCGAGTCCGGCGTCACGGAACTGGACGGCGACCTGCCGGTGAACCCGTCCGGCGGGGTGCTGTCCACCAATCCCATCGGTGCTTCCGGGATGATCCGCTTCGCCGAGGCCGCCCTCCAGGTACGGGGCCGGGCGGGCGCGCACCAGGTGGAGGGGGCACGGAAGGCCCTCGGCCACGCCTACGGCGGCGGCTCGCAGTTCTTCTCCATGTGGCTGGTGGGCGCCGAGCCCCCGGCGACCTGA
- a CDS encoding DUF397 domain-containing protein, which produces MAESITTEQPLSGWDKPELDLSQADWQSGSQGAGDVQIAFVEGFIAMRNGGRPGGPSLIFSPAEWRAFVMNARHGEFDLT; this is translated from the coding sequence GTGGCCGAGAGCATCACCACGGAGCAGCCGCTTTCGGGTTGGGACAAGCCGGAGCTCGACCTCAGCCAGGCGGACTGGCAGTCGGGGAGCCAGGGGGCGGGTGACGTACAGATCGCCTTCGTCGAAGGCTTCATCGCGATGAGGAACGGCGGCCGTCCCGGCGGCCCGTCACTGATCTTCAGCCCGGCCGAGTGGCGCGCCTTCGTCATGAACGCCCGGCACGGGGAGTTCGACCTCACCTGA
- a CDS encoding crotonase/enoyl-CoA hydratase family protein, translating to MTGTEHLTVLREGATLVLTLNRPEARNALSLPMLVGLYDAWLEADADDGVRSVVLTGAGGSFCAGMDLKALAGKGMEGEEYRDRLRADPDLHWKAMLRHHRPRKPVVAAVEGPCVAGGTEILQGTDVRVAAESAVFGLFEVRRGLFPIGGSTVRLQRQIPRTHALEMLLTGRPYTAVEAERIGLVGSVVPDGTALERALDIAGRINACGPLAVEAVKASVYETAEMTEAEGLAAELKRGWPVFDTADAKEGARAFAEKRDPVYRRA from the coding sequence ATGACGGGTACGGAACACCTCACCGTGCTGCGCGAAGGCGCCACTCTGGTGCTCACGCTGAACAGACCGGAGGCCAGGAACGCCCTGTCGCTGCCCATGCTGGTCGGGCTGTACGACGCCTGGCTGGAGGCCGACGCGGACGACGGCGTCCGCTCGGTCGTGCTGACCGGCGCGGGTGGCTCGTTCTGCGCGGGAATGGACCTCAAGGCCCTGGCCGGGAAGGGCATGGAGGGCGAGGAGTACCGCGACCGTCTCAGGGCCGACCCCGACCTCCACTGGAAGGCCATGCTCCGCCACCACCGCCCCCGCAAGCCGGTCGTCGCCGCGGTCGAGGGGCCCTGCGTCGCCGGCGGCACCGAGATCCTCCAGGGCACGGACGTACGGGTCGCCGCGGAGAGCGCCGTGTTCGGGCTGTTCGAAGTCCGCAGGGGGCTCTTCCCCATCGGCGGCTCGACCGTCCGGCTCCAGCGTCAGATCCCGCGCACCCACGCCCTCGAGATGCTGCTCACGGGCCGCCCCTACACCGCCGTCGAGGCGGAGCGCATCGGCCTCGTCGGCAGCGTCGTCCCCGACGGCACGGCGCTGGAGCGGGCCCTTGACATCGCGGGGAGGATCAACGCCTGCGGGCCGCTCGCCGTGGAGGCGGTGAAGGCGTCCGTCTACGAGACCGCCGAGATGACGGAGGCCGAAGGGCTCGCGGCCGAACTGAAGCGCGGCTGGCCGGTCTTCGACACCGCCGACGCGAAGGAGGGCGCCCGCGCCTTCGCCGAGAAGCGCGACCCCGTGTACCGCCGGGCCTGA
- a CDS encoding Zn-ribbon domain-containing OB-fold protein, whose product MTATPASRVPPAPEVLRAPLAVEFPFTRSLGPVQSAFLTGLRERIVLGVRTTGGRVLVPPVEYDPETAEEIRELVEVGTAGTVTTWAWNPQPRRGQPLATPFAWVLVRLDGADTALLHALDAPGPDAVRTGMRVRVRWAAERAGAITDIACFEPYEDRGQGVPTPAGTDGRAAIGHRPHSGEFDDPVTGIVAPARLDYTYTPGRAQTRFINALAERRTTGERCPACRKVYVPPRGACPTCGIATSEQVEVGPRGTVTTFCIVNIKAKNLDIDVPYVYAHIALDGAGLALHGRIGGIPYDRVRMGLRVEPVWTEGGRHPDHYRPTGEPDADYDTYKELL is encoded by the coding sequence ATGACCGCCACCCCCGCATCCCGGGTGCCTCCCGCACCGGAGGTGCTGCGCGCCCCGCTCGCCGTGGAGTTCCCCTTCACCCGCTCCCTCGGTCCCGTGCAGTCGGCCTTCCTCACCGGCCTGCGCGAACGCATCGTGCTCGGTGTCAGGACCACCGGCGGCCGGGTCCTCGTCCCGCCCGTGGAGTACGACCCCGAGACCGCCGAGGAGATACGCGAACTCGTCGAGGTCGGCACCGCCGGCACCGTCACCACCTGGGCCTGGAACCCGCAACCGCGCCGGGGCCAGCCCCTCGCCACCCCCTTCGCCTGGGTGCTGGTGAGGCTCGACGGCGCCGACACGGCCCTCCTCCACGCCCTCGACGCGCCCGGCCCCGACGCCGTGCGCACCGGAATGCGGGTCCGAGTCCGCTGGGCCGCCGAGCGCGCGGGAGCCATCACGGACATCGCCTGCTTCGAGCCGTACGAGGACCGCGGCCAGGGGGTTCCGACCCCGGCCGGGACCGACGGGCGTGCCGCGATCGGACACCGCCCCCACAGCGGGGAGTTCGACGACCCCGTCACCGGAATCGTCGCCCCGGCCCGGCTCGACTACACCTACACGCCCGGGCGCGCCCAGACCCGCTTCATCAACGCCCTCGCCGAGCGCCGCACCACCGGCGAGCGCTGCCCCGCCTGCCGCAAGGTCTACGTACCGCCGAGAGGCGCCTGTCCGACGTGCGGTATCGCGACCTCCGAACAGGTCGAGGTCGGTCCCCGAGGCACCGTCACCACGTTCTGCATCGTCAACATCAAGGCGAAGAACCTCGACATCGACGTCCCGTACGTGTACGCGCACATCGCGCTCGACGGTGCCGGCCTCGCGCTCCACGGCCGCATCGGGGGCATTCCCTACGACCGGGTGCGCATGGGCCTGCGCGTCGAACCGGTGTGGACCGAGGGCGGCCGGCACCCCGACCACTACCGGCCCACCGGCGAACCCGACGCGGACTACGACACCTACAAGGAGCTGCTGTAG